One Monomorium pharaonis isolate MP-MQ-018 chromosome 4, ASM1337386v2, whole genome shotgun sequence DNA segment encodes these proteins:
- the LOC118645000 gene encoding phospholipase A2-like: MSRVFVCLSVLFIFSIAIQFGENNTTQTECDGNIKSGSDKTRISDFEAKRNELNVFLKNWNKIFGRSNDELQPNDDEQEIVNKLYNMFDDFICFMSGTERCSSNFARDETDFDFFEDTQACCRAHHNCQSNLSADETEVIIISNGNVIRTACACEIPFHMCLREASGPIARVMGFIYFSRLKLQCFRCIHPTEDCDPDKDRTECKGHCKRYQWINSPEFFL, encoded by the exons ATGTCGCGTGTATTCGTTTGCCTTTCTGTGCTTTTCATCTTTAGCATCGCCATTCAATTCGGCGAAAATAATACCACCCAAACCGAATGTGatggaaatattaaatctgGTTCCGATAAAACTCGTATATCAGATTTTGAAGCCAAACGGAATGaattaaatgtgtttttaaagaattggAACAAAATCTTTGGGAGATCCAATGATGAATTGCAACCTAATGACGACGAACAAGAAATTGTTAACAAACTCTATAATATGTTTGACGACTTCATTTGCTTCATGTCAG gAACAGAGCGGTGTAGCAGCAATTTTGCGCGTGATGAGACCGATTTTGATTTTTTCGAAGATACACAAGCTTGTTGCAGAGCGCACCATAATTGCCAAAGCAATCTCTCAGCTGACGAAACGGAGGTCATTATTATCAGTAATGGTAATGTCATAAG GACTGCTTGTGCTTGCGAAATCCCTTTCCATATGTGTTTGAGAGAAGCCTCTGGACCGATTGCCCGGGTGATGGGATTTATATACTTCAGTAGATTGAAACTGCAGTGTTTCCGTTGTATACACCCAACGGAAGATTGCGA CCCTGACAAAGACCGTACTGAATGTAAAGGTCACTGCAAGAGATACCAATGGATTAACAGTCCtgaatttttcttgtaa